CATGCACTCATGGCGGTGGTCCCACCGATTCGGCACCACCCCCTCCTCCGATGATTAATGGTCCATGGCGAGGCTAATTTTAAGTAATCCCCATATCTTTCGATCACGGATTCTTTTCAGAAACGAGGAGCTGCATGGCACCATCAAGTCCCTGATCTATTCCTACAACCAGCTGGACAATAAGCTCGAGAGGCACGAGCACCGTGAAAGGGCTCTGGGAGAGCTCTTGAAGAAGGCGCTGCAGTCCCTGCAGAAGGGCCAGAAGAGCTTGGAGCCCATCAATGGAATCTTTACTCGTTTGGACGACAGAGTCAGCCAGATAGAAACCATGCTGATAACGGTGGGTTTTTTCTTCtataaatctttttttaaaaacgaacttttatttaaatcaaatGTATAAGCGAACGAAATCGACAATCAAGTATTGCACgaccttgaaaatttttatttttcttttattttatttttcttatgcGGATTATTCACAAATATCCGCAAAGAACTTCTATATCTTTGTGAAATTGTATcctattcttgagcggaataccctgaatgatttgtagatcgattctccatcaatctgcatccaaatctagcaacaaaatattttttcatatttttgtcaaattttatggagGGTCCACTTCAAAATCGGGgaaaaatgcaatttaaatttttatgaagggtccccttaaaaaatggggaaaatgcatggactgccaatatgacccactgtgaagtctatatctctgccgatcttcatccgatccttgagcggaataccttgaatgatttgtagatcgattctccataaatctgcatcaaaatctagcaacaaaatattttttcatattttttttaaattttatggagGGTCCTCTTCAAATTTGGGGAAAAATGCATGAACTGCCAAAATGACCCACTAggaagtctatatctctgccgaTTTTCATCCGATCGGAAAAGAGAATACCtgaatgatttgtagatcgaaTCTTTATGAATCTGTATCCaaagatatttatttaaattctccatcaaatctgcatcaaaaccaaTTTTATTCCAATCCGTAGCAAGAGGAGAAGTACAACCTTCAGTCCGAGCGCTTCAATCAGGCCACAGAGCACATGTTCAAGTGGATGAGGGAGAACGACGAGTGCTTCAAGCGTCCACCGGTTAGCGAAAAGTCGGCACCTGCTCCTGCTGCCCCTGCCATTCCTGAGGGATTCCTGCTAGAGCAACAGCGAGTGAACAAGCAGCTCCTGGACGACATCCAGAAGCTGACAGCTAGCGTGACGGCCTTGAAGGAGAGCAGCCAGAAGGCGGCGGACCAGACCCAGAAAGACATCCAGAGCCTACCCAAGGGCAAGGAGCTGATCGGTCAAATCGAGGCCAAGCTGCAGCAGCACTCCCCCAGCGTGACCACCGTCGCTCCGCCCAAGAACAATGAGTTCGAGGTGCAGATCCTAGACCGTCTTACCTCCCTGGGCGGACAAGTTACCCAGTTAAGCGAGAACGTCCAGCGTCCTGCTCCTCCAGTTGGGCTCGACGAAAAAGATCGCGCCTATATCCAGGAACTGAATAACGAAACCCTTAATGCTTTGGCCCAGCTCAAGAGCGAGTCCTCGGCGGTACAGAAATCTGGTAGGTTTCGATCCTTTTtcctatattataaaaattaactcAATTTCTTACGAACAGCATTGACTGAGACCTCGGAACGACTGCAGCAAACGGAGGCCAATATTCAGGCGGATGTCCGCCAGCTCTCTGCGGATGTGGGCGTCCTCAACAAGTACTTTGCCTCGGCCAACGAGAGCACCGCCAAGCTGCACCAAGGCCTGGAAGCTCTGGACAAATTCAATAACATAACGATGACCAATTCGGAGGTGGTGTTGGAGACCCAGCGCAAGGTGGAGTTCGGAACATTGAGCATGGTGCAACGGGTGGGCATATTGCTGGGCGAGCAGGTGGCCCAACTGGTGGCACTGATTAAGGAGCGTTTCTCGGCTCTGGATACATCCGTGGTGAAGATTCAGCAGGAGGGTAGCAAGAACATAACAGGGCTGCTGGATACGGAATTGGGTCAGGTGTGGCATCGCATCGAGATCATGGCCAATGAGATCAGCCAGAACCGGGAAATTCTGGGTGTGATCCAAGCCGGATCTGATGGCTATATCAACAGTA
This region of Drosophila bipectinata strain 14024-0381.07 chromosome 2L, DbipHiC1v2, whole genome shotgun sequence genomic DNA includes:
- the LOC108132401 gene encoding adventurous-gliding motility protein Z; translation: MAGGSRTLQLVFLALIAIAQWQTIAAGPVSNEELHGTIKSLIYSYNQLDNKLERHEHRERALGELLKKALQSLQKGQKSLEPINGIFTRLDDRVSQIETMLITQEEKYNLQSERFNQATEHMFKWMRENDECFKRPPVSEKSAPAPAAPAIPEGFLLEQQRVNKQLLDDIQKLTASVTALKESSQKAADQTQKDIQSLPKGKELIGQIEAKLQQHSPSVTTVAPPKNNEFEVQILDRLTSLGGQVTQLSENVQRPAPPVGLDEKDRAYIQELNNETLNALAQLKSESSAVQKSALTETSERLQQTEANIQADVRQLSADVGVLNKYFASANESTAKLHQGLEALDKFNNITMTNSEVVLETQRKVEFGTLSMVQRVGILLGEQVAQLVALIKERFSALDTSVVKIQQEGSKNITGLLDTELGQVWHRIEIMANEISQNREILGVIQAGSDGYINSTLATMMGLGSKVEDTKKHMIDMDDNLNFLLGKLSLMSGEFAKIKIGLADSLENLRNSFHDLHERMPTGPGPHNIDKNKYETDVNLLSKRHAETD